The region GTGCCGCGGTGGAGTGTGCCCAATTGGTAGCACAGGAACCTTTGGTGCGCTTGAGTTGGCTTTGGTACTTAATGAGCGACGCGCAAAAAGTGCATTTTGGTTTACTGGCTCAAGACGCATTACCGGGAGCTCAGGCTTTAGCAAAACATCTGAGTTATAACACTCTTTATCGCCAGTCAGAGGCTTTAATTCAGCTTAAAGAGCAGTTAAGAGCATTTACTGGGCTTAATGCAGAACTGCTGATTACTCAATGGCTATTTAATATTAATAACGAGGATTCATGTTTGTAGATTCCCATTGTCACTTAGACAAATTAGATTACGACGAATTACACAATGGCGTTGCTGATGTGTTGGACAAGGCATCGCAAGCTAACGTAAAGAGCTTTCTATCGGTTGGCTGCACATTGGATTCTTTCCCCAATATGATGGAGATGATTGAGCCTTTTCCTCAGGTTCACGCGTCGATTGGCGTTCATCCATTGGACGTTGAGAGTGATTTCTCATTAGATACGTTGCGCCACTATGCTTCGATGCCTCGCGTTGTTGCCATCGGTGAGACTGGGCTAGATTATCACTACCAACCAGAGACCGCGGAACTTCAAAAGCTGCGTTTTACTCAGCAGGTCGATTTGGCTGTTGAATTGAATAAACCATTGATTATTCATACTCGTAATGCTCGACAAGATACACTGGATATTTTGCGTAATGGTCGTGCTGAAAAATGTGGTGGCGTCATTCACTGCTTCACCGAAGATCTTGAATTTGCTCACGCGGCAATGGAGTTGGGTTTTTACATCTCCATTTCCGGTATTGTTACTTTCCGACAAGCCAATGAATTGAAAGAGGTGGTTAAGCAATTGCCTCTTGATCGCTTACTCATTGAGACAGATTCACCTTACCTTGCTCCAGTTCCACACCGTGGAAAGCAGAATCAACCTGCTTATGTTGTTGAAGTGGCAGCGTATATCGCTCAACTCAAAGGCGTTTCTCTCGCTGAAGTCGGTCAAAAAACCACCCAAAACTTCAAAGATCTTTTTTTACGATAGAAAATTAGTTCACACAAAAAAGGGAGCGCTAGCTCCCATTTTTATTGCCGAAACCGGTTTTGTTAGGTTGTTTGCTGCTTATTTAACGGGTTTGGCTAATTGGTGTACAAAAAGAGTGGTGGGGTAATTTTTCGAAGTAAAAAATGTATGAGGCTAATTTCTTTGCGACGCGAAATTATTGTTTTGTAAGAAAATTGTCATATAAAACATAGAGATGGGATAGATATTGGGTGGTTTGTCCAGTGGTTTTTATTGTGATCTATTTATTACTTTGAAACTAAATTTCGATACTAACTAGAAAGTTTGAGGCTCATCAAGATATATTTAGAGCCGGAAAATATAATGCAACATGCAGTTACATTTCCTTTTGGGACTAACACTATGGCTACGGGGGTGTGCCGTTAGGACCAATCATTCTAATAACTTAATCAGGAGCATAAATCTATGAAAGGTTTCTTTAGTAAACTTTCTCAAGCGATCATGCTACCGATAGCTTTGCTTCCAGCTGCCGGTATTATGTTGGGGATTGGTGGTAGTTTTACCAACCCAACCATGATTGAAGCGTACCAAATCGGTGTATTACAACAGGGCACAGTTTTAAATAGTTTCCTACAAGTAATGACCGCTGCGGGTGACATCGTATTCGCAAACTTACCAGTAATGTTCGCATTGGCGATTGCAATCGGTTTTGCAAAAGCTGAAAAAGGTGCAGCAGCTCTTGCAGCATTGATCTCTTACTTGGTAATGAACGTTGCTATCGCAAAAACTTTGGTTGTAGGTGGGATGATTGACCCTGCTACAAACACAGTAATTTTGATGGGCGACCACTACTCAGGTATCCTTGCTAACGTACTAGGTATTTCTAATACGCTAAGTATGGGTGTATTTGGTGGTTTGATTGCTGGTGCAGTAACTGTTGTTCTTCATAACCGTTACCACGACGCAAAACTCCCTGATTACCTAGGTTTCTTCGGTGGTGCTCGTTACGTTCCTATCATCAGTGCATTTGCTGCATTGTTCTACGGTATCGTTCTAACCTTTATTTGGCCTTTCTTCGGTGCTGCATTCGGTGCAATCGGTGTTGCTCTAGGTGAACTACGTGCTTCTGGTCTAGGCTATGTTGCATCATTCATCTTCGGTATCATTGAACGTTCATTGATCCCTGTAGGTCTACACCACGTATTCTACTTACCACTATGGCAAACAGAAATCGGTGGTACTGCACATATCGCTGGTGCTGTTGTTAAAGGTACTCAAAACATCTTCTTCGCATCTCTAGCAAGCGGTGACTTCTCACAATTCTCTTCAACAAACTTTATGACTGGTAAATTCCCATTCATGATGTTTGGTCTGCCAGCAGCAGCTTACGCTATGTACTCTGTTGTTGACCCAGAAAACCGTAAAGCCGCTGGTGGTTTGCTGTTCTCTGTTGCATTGACTGCATTCTTGACAGGTATCACTGAGCCAATCGAATTTACTTTCTTGTTCTTGTCTCCAGCTCTTTACTACTTCCTACATGTGCCATTGGCAGGTATCTCATTCCTACTAATGGACGTACTAGGCGTAAAAGTTGGTATGACATTCTCTGGCGGTTTCATCGACTTCTCATTGTTCGGTATTCTTCCAGGTGTTACAGGTGTTGATAACCACTGGTACTACATCATTGCAGTAGGCGTTGTTTACGCATTCATCTACTTCTTCCTGTTCCGTTGGTACATCCTGAAATTTGACGTTAAAACTCCTGGCCGTAAAGGCAGTGCAGTAGCGGTTGTATCTAAACAAGACTACCGTGATGCAAAATCAGGTGCAGCGGGCCAAGACGACGCGAAAATTGACGCAATGATTGAAGCGCTAGGTGGCAAAGACAACATTTCTGATGTTGACGCATGTATCACTCGTCTACGTATCACTGTTAAAGATTCAGCTATCGTTAAAGACAACGAATACTGGACTACTCAACTAGGCGCTCGTGGTCTAGTGAAAGTTGGCGACACTGGTATCCAAGCGATTTACGGTGCTCAAGCTGCAACTTACAAAGCTCAGATTAACTCTAAACTTGGTAAGTAATGAGTATTAAAGAGAAATTTAAACGCACCGGGGCATTCGTTATCGATTTTCAAATCGTAAAAATGTTTGCCCAGGTTCTCATTGGTGGCGTGTACTACGCCATCATGGGGATAAGCTCGAGACATCCTGATTATCAGGGACTCATCTCCTCAACTGGGAATGCTGCATTGCCTTTAATGCTAGCAATCTGTGTGTTTATTCTCCTGCTCTTTATCGGTATGTATTTGGGATATCACTGGGTGTGCTATCGCTATTTAGGTAATTCACTCGCTCGCTTCTTTTTGAAAGTGAGTGTTGTTTCCCGAGTCGATGGTAGCCCAGTAGATAAGAAGACTTACTTCGAGCGTGAGTTTTATAAGATTGCGTTGTGTCTATGTACTCTTGGCCTTTATGCCTTGTACAGCGGTTCACAATATTACGCTTTCGGGCGTAAACCCTATCACGACAATCGTTACTCAACGGAAGTTGAAGTCGACTGACTCAAATCTGCTTAGAATCCAAAGCCAGCACAGTGTGCTGGCTTTTTGTTTATCTCTTTGTTTAACTTCATCATTCTTATCATCCTTTAAAGTGCCTGTCCCTGTAAGAAAGTCTCGTTGTGTGGCTGCTGTTGAGGTGCCTGTCCTTATAAGAAAGGCATGGCATTGTCGGGGAAGTTCTTGAAATTACCTTACGTACCATTGACAAATTGGTTGAAAGTAGAAGCTAAAGTTTGGGCAATAAATCAGTATGTTCGGGAAAAAAGTAATGAGAAAGATAGGGATTTTAGCCTTCGGACTATTGGGCTGTTCAATGGCGGTACAGGCTGCTGAGAACGATAATAAGCTCGCTGTAGGTATGGCGGTGGATCAACAGTTAAGTGCGGTATTTGATGTGAATGATCAATATCGGTTTGTTCTAGGTAACCAAGGTGCAGCGTTCGATTACATTTTTAAACGCGGTCAGTTCGATGACCCATCCATTCCTGTCACTTGGTATGTCGGCGCTGGCGGTTGGTCCCAATGGGATCATGATGAGTTCGGTGTGCGTGTACCGGTTGGGGTTAACTGGGCTGCGAACAAGCATATTGATGTTTATGGTCAAGTTCATCCAGAACTCGATCTCTATTCAGGCCCCGATCTGCAATTGGGCGCTGCGGTAGGCGTTACTTATCGTTTCTAATTGAAACGCAGAAAAAGAGAAAAGCCGATACAAAGTATCGGCTTTTTAATCGATTCAATTTGGAGTGGCAATTAGCTGTTAGCCATTGCTTTGCGAATACATAGAGCAGCACCGCCCCAAGTAATACACACACCCACGATCATCATGATGATTGCACCTGTAGTCATGCTTCTACTCCTTTACGATTGTTGTTACTTTTGCTTGATAGATTGATGGCAACGCCGATCACAAACAGAGCTGCAATCATTACCCAACCAAGAGTTAGGTCATAACCACCGTATCCTTCGGTTAGCAAGGTATGCAGTTTAGTGACGATAATGATGGCTAGGATTGCTGGAGAGATAAAGCGTAGGCAGATATCAAACCAGAAGCCAACTTTAAAGTCTGAATGGTTGTTAACGTAAGCGCGTGATTCTGCAACGCTTAGCATCCAAGTCATAAGAATCAATTCAACCAAACAACTTGCGATAATACCGATGTTGTTTGCAAAATGGTCAACCAAGTCTAGTAGTAATAGACCACCGTTGGTTGCATAAGCCATGGAGATAACGACACCAACACCACATACGATATTGGCAGCTTTACGACGGCTCCAACCCAGTTTGTCGATGATGGCTGAAGTCACTGCTTCCAATAGTGAGATATGTGAACTTAGACCTGCTACAACTAGGGCGAAGAAGAAAATAGGACCCAAGATGTAAGGCATTGGCAATAGGTTAATTGCCGCTGGAATAGTAACAAACGCTAAACCTACGCCCGCAGAAACGACGTCAGTAATAGGCTTATCTTGTGTTGTTGCCATGTAGCCTAGCACGGAGAAAATCATGATACCGGCTAAGATTGAGAAACCACAGTTGATAAGTACAGTCATGAATGCGTTGTTAGTAATGTCTGATTTTTCAGGCAAGTAACTTGAGTACGCCAGCATGATTGAGAAACCGATACTTAAGGTGAAGAAAATCTGACCATAAGCTGCAGCCCACACTTTCACATCCCAGATTTTGCTGAAATCTGGTTTGAACATGTAGTTCACACCTTCAATGGCACCTGGCAACATGATGACGCGAGCAATCAACGCGATAACCATTACAAACAGTACTGGCATCATGATCTTAGATGCACGTTCGATACCTGATTTAACACCGCCTGCAATCGCTGCATAAGTGACAGCCCAAGCAATCAGCATGGCAATCGCGATTCCCCATTGGATTGAACCCAAGTTAGTTGGAGAGTTATCACCTAAATGCAGGTAGCTTGAGAAGAAGTAGGCGTTAGTATCTGCGCCCCAACTTTGAGTGAACGACATTCCAAAATAAGAAATAGCCCAACCAATAACCGCTACATAGTAAACGGCAATCACAGCTGCTACACCAACTTGGAACCAGCCAAGCCATTCAAATTTTGAGTTGATAGCTTTTAACGTTTTTGGTGCACTACCACGATGGCGTTGGCCCATACTGAACTCAAGGATCATGAATGGGATGCCTGCGGTAACCATGGCAAATAAATAAGGAATGAAAAACGCACCGCCGCCGTTTTCATAAGCCATATAAGGGAAACGCCAGATGTTTCCTAAACCAATTGCTGATCCTACTGCGGCCATAATAAAACCGACCCTAGATCCCCATTGTTCGCGCTTCATAGATTACTCCTTACCACTCCGAGTTATGAAGCTTCTCGCTACCAGTGCTGTTGATTCCGGAACATTTAATAAACAGAGCATCTACAATGTTGCGAAATCTCTATCTGTATCTTCCATGAACTAGCAAAATGTTAGTTATAAGTTTTGTTGGTTAACGAGAACTCAGAATATTATCCCAATAAAAATGATGTGTGTTTGCGAAATCTGAAATATTCAGCTACGCATTAGAGTCGAGACTACAATTTTCTTCTGGGCATGGCAATAGAATGTAAATGTGATCTTGGTGCACTTTTGTGGCCAATTCATTTAAGTGTGAATAGATAATTAGTGGGAAATTGTAAGTTGCAAGTAAAAAGCCAGTGATTTTCACTAACAAATTAGTGATATGTAAATGATGAGACTAATTTTTCTTTTAGTGCCAACGACTGTTTTTTAATCACAGGGTAGTGTATCGCACCAGTTTTAACCTTGAGTTGCTACAGTTGTGTTAATAGAGCGGAAAAATGTGAGGAGACGGTTGGTGGTTTATTATATTAGTGCTAACAGAGAACCATGGATCTCTTCTAACACGATGCAATTGTGTGACGCTAACGATATGTTGTGTTTGTAAAATTCGGCTATGCTAATTCAGACATCAATAATGTGTCTCTGTCCTACAACAATTTAAGGAGATGTGTATGAACTTTGAGTTGAAAGCCTCTTTGATCATTACCACCATTTGCTTTGCTGTTTTTATTGGCTTTGGTTTAGTTGCCATTGCATCCTAACCTTGGGTGGGTGTTCTGCTAATGAGAAGTAATAGTGGGACAGTCTCGGAAATCAACGTTCATGTTGATGAGCTGCAGTTATCAAAATTTCTTGGTGGTAAGAATGCCTTAGTTGCTCAAGGTGGTGGGCAGCGAGGTATTTTTACCGCTGGGGTGTTTGACGCCTTTATCTTGTCAAATTTTGACCCTTTCGATGAGTATTTTGGTACGTCGGCTGGGGCGTTGAACATTTGTCCTTATATATGCCGTCAGCATGGTTTGAGTCGCTCCTTTATTATGGAGTTAACGACGGATCCTTCTTTCTTCCATCTCTTTAGTTATATTCGGCGTAAGCAATACCTCAACCTAGATTGGGCGTTGGATAAAATCCTCGATTTTCCCTATAAACTTGACGTGGATATGGGGCGACGCACTTTGGGGTCGCATAAAAAAGCGTTTGCTGCGGTGACTGCCATTCCTACGCTGGTGGATCACTATTTGCCGATGTTACAAAAAGATTGGCGTGAAGTGCTCACGGCCACATGTGCGATTCCTGGGTTGTATCAGGGAACTGTCTCTGTTGCGGATCAAGCATTTGTTGATGGTGGCGTGTCTGCAGCTATTCCCGTGCAAGAGGCTTGGCGGCGTGGTGCTCGCTTTATCGCGATTGTTCGTACGGAATGTACTGATGAGAGTATTGAGCAGCATCTTGAACTGGATGTCCATCAGCAAGAGGTCACTTGGTTTCGCGATTCGCTTAATCACATTCAATTGCACTGGCAAAACAAGCTCGAGCAATGGAAACAAGATTGGGGATCCTTTTTGGCTCAGCAACGAACGCGTGCTCAGCAAACTCGAGCATTAGAGATAATGAATGGCGGGCGTTGGCTGTTCGGTGCCGATGATATTTACCGTTTAAGTCATTTGCTTGGGGATAAATTTGATTCTGGTTTAGCGGATATGCTCATGGTGCATTATCAGACCTATGCGCTCACACAAGAGTTTATGAATTCTCCACCGGATGACAGTTTTATCGTGCAAATTGCTCCTGAAGAGCCGCTTCGTTCCGGTCCATTAATGAGTCGTAAAGAAGATTTGCAGTTCGATTACGAATTGGGTTTAAAAGCGGGTTTTCGTTTTATTGATAGCTATGAAAGGGCAGTGAAACTCTGGTCAAGACGAACCATTTACGCTCACTTAGGTATCCCTCAAGATGGCTCTCATAATCCCGATAACTCGGCTTCTTAGCGGTTAATTGATTCATAAATTAGCCTAGCCAATGTCTCGGTGGGTTGTTTAAAATAAAGGTGTTAATGCATTGGCATTAACACCTTTTGTCACTCTTTTCTCTTCAGTTATGAATTACAGTACTGGTAATATCCGCATGGTGTTGGTTGTTCCTTCAACATCCATGATATCCCCCTGCGTGATGATGACCAAATCACCAAACTCCAGCAGTTTCTTCTCTTTTAAAGCCTCTAATGCGGCTTGCGCAACTTCATGTCCATCACGACCTTTGCTGTCAAAGTAAAAAGGGGTTACACCGCGATAGAGTGAGCAGCGATTCAAAGCAATATCATTTTTTGACAAGGCAAAGATAGGAAAGTTGGTGTTTAGGCGGGATGTCATCAGCGCGGTACGGCCCGATTCGGTAAAGATCACCATCGCTTGTACACCATCTAGATGGTTGGCTGCGTAGATGGTTGACATCGCAATAGCCTCTCCCTCAGTGGCAAATGTGCCAGACAGACGATAATTCTGCTCTTTGGATTCGATCATCTTTTCTGCACCAATACAGACATCCGCCATCGCTTTGACGGTCTCCACTGGGTATTTACCTGCAGCGGTTTCTCCAGACAGCATAACCGCATCAGTTCCGTCTAAGATAGCGTTGGCTACGTCCATAACCTCTGCACGGGTCGGCATTGGGTTAGTAATCATCGACTCCATCATCTGCGTTGCGGTAATGACAACACGGTTGAGCGCTTGAGCACGTTTGATCAGTTTCTTCTGCACCGCGATAAGTTCAGGGTCACCAATTTCTACCCCAAGGTCACCACGAGCGACCATGATGACATCAGATGCCATGATAATGTCATCCATGTTGGCTTCGGTCGCCACGGTTTCCGCACGTTCGACTTTGGCCACCATCCGTGCTGTCAACCCTGCGTCTCGGGCAAGACGACGAGCGTATTTCATGTCCTCACCGTTACGCGGGAAGGAAACCGCCAAATAGTCGACTTTGATTTCAGCGGCCAGCAGAATATCGCGCTTGTCTTTTTCAGTCAGCGCATCGGCAGAAAGACCGCCGCCTTTTTTGTTAATGCCTTTGTTGTTGGACAGAGGTCCACCAATTAGGACTTGGGTATGGACTTTATTGCCTTCTACCGACATGACATGCAGTTGTACCCGACCGTCATCTAGGAGCAGGATATCATCGCGTTGTACATCTTGTGGTAGCGCTTTATAGTCGATCCCGACCGATTCTTGATCGCCTTGCCCAGGTGCAAGTTCGGCATCAAGGATGAATTTATCGCCTTCATTGAGCAGAATTTTCCCCTCTTTAAAAGTGGAGACGCGAATTTTTGGCCCTTGCAAATCACCCAAAATGGCAACGGTTCGACCGAGAGATGCGGCAATTTCACGGACTTTTTGAACGCGTAACTTATGG is a window of Vibrio porteresiae DSM 19223 DNA encoding:
- a CDS encoding PTS transporter subunit EIIC; the protein is MKGFFSKLSQAIMLPIALLPAAGIMLGIGGSFTNPTMIEAYQIGVLQQGTVLNSFLQVMTAAGDIVFANLPVMFALAIAIGFAKAEKGAAALAALISYLVMNVAIAKTLVVGGMIDPATNTVILMGDHYSGILANVLGISNTLSMGVFGGLIAGAVTVVLHNRYHDAKLPDYLGFFGGARYVPIISAFAALFYGIVLTFIWPFFGAAFGAIGVALGELRASGLGYVASFIFGIIERSLIPVGLHHVFYLPLWQTEIGGTAHIAGAVVKGTQNIFFASLASGDFSQFSSTNFMTGKFPFMMFGLPAAAYAMYSVVDPENRKAAGGLLFSVALTAFLTGITEPIEFTFLFLSPALYYFLHVPLAGISFLLMDVLGVKVGMTFSGGFIDFSLFGILPGVTGVDNHWYYIIAVGVVYAFIYFFLFRWYILKFDVKTPGRKGSAVAVVSKQDYRDAKSGAAGQDDAKIDAMIEALGGKDNISDVDACITRLRITVKDSAIVKDNEYWTTQLGARGLVKVGDTGIQAIYGAQAATYKAQINSKLGK
- the pyk gene encoding pyruvate kinase → MTKVQRRTKIVTTLGPSTDKDGVLEAIIRAGANVVRMNFSHGSAEDHKLRVQKVREIAASLGRTVAILGDLQGPKIRVSTFKEGKILLNEGDKFILDAELAPGQGDQESVGIDYKALPQDVQRDDILLLDDGRVQLHVMSVEGNKVHTQVLIGGPLSNNKGINKKGGGLSADALTEKDKRDILLAAEIKVDYLAVSFPRNGEDMKYARRLARDAGLTARMVAKVERAETVATEANMDDIIMASDVIMVARGDLGVEIGDPELIAVQKKLIKRAQALNRVVITATQMMESMITNPMPTRAEVMDVANAILDGTDAVMLSGETAAGKYPVETVKAMADVCIGAEKMIESKEQNYRLSGTFATEGEAIAMSTIYAANHLDGVQAMVIFTESGRTALMTSRLNTNFPIFALSKNDIALNRCSLYRGVTPFYFDSKGRDGHEVAQAALEALKEKKLLEFGDLVIITQGDIMDVEGTTNTMRILPVL
- a CDS encoding sodium-dependent transporter, with amino-acid sequence MKREQWGSRVGFIMAAVGSAIGLGNIWRFPYMAYENGGGAFFIPYLFAMVTAGIPFMILEFSMGQRHRGSAPKTLKAINSKFEWLGWFQVGVAAVIAVYYVAVIGWAISYFGMSFTQSWGADTNAYFFSSYLHLGDNSPTNLGSIQWGIAIAMLIAWAVTYAAIAGGVKSGIERASKIMMPVLFVMVIALIARVIMLPGAIEGVNYMFKPDFSKIWDVKVWAAAYGQIFFTLSIGFSIMLAYSSYLPEKSDITNNAFMTVLINCGFSILAGIMIFSVLGYMATTQDKPITDVVSAGVGLAFVTIPAAINLLPMPYILGPIFFFALVVAGLSSHISLLEAVTSAIIDKLGWSRRKAANIVCGVGVVISMAYATNGGLLLLDLVDHFANNIGIIASCLVELILMTWMLSVAESRAYVNNHSDFKVGFWFDICLRFISPAILAIIIVTKLHTLLTEGYGGYDLTLGWVMIAALFVIGVAINLSSKSNNNRKGVEA
- a CDS encoding patatin-like phospholipase family protein; translation: MRSNSGTVSEINVHVDELQLSKFLGGKNALVAQGGGQRGIFTAGVFDAFILSNFDPFDEYFGTSAGALNICPYICRQHGLSRSFIMELTTDPSFFHLFSYIRRKQYLNLDWALDKILDFPYKLDVDMGRRTLGSHKKAFAAVTAIPTLVDHYLPMLQKDWREVLTATCAIPGLYQGTVSVADQAFVDGGVSAAIPVQEAWRRGARFIAIVRTECTDESIEQHLELDVHQQEVTWFRDSLNHIQLHWQNKLEQWKQDWGSFLAQQRTRAQQTRALEIMNGGRWLFGADDIYRLSHLLGDKFDSGLADMLMVHYQTYALTQEFMNSPPDDSFIVQIAPEEPLRSGPLMSRKEDLQFDYELGLKAGFRFIDSYERAVKLWSRRTIYAHLGIPQDGSHNPDNSAS
- a CDS encoding RDD family protein, encoding MSIKEKFKRTGAFVIDFQIVKMFAQVLIGGVYYAIMGISSRHPDYQGLISSTGNAALPLMLAICVFILLLFIGMYLGYHWVCYRYLGNSLARFFLKVSVVSRVDGSPVDKKTYFEREFYKIALCLCTLGLYALYSGSQYYAFGRKPYHDNRYSTEVEVD
- the cydH gene encoding cytochrome bd-I oxidase subunit CydH, which produces MNFELKASLIITTICFAVFIGFGLVAIAS
- a CDS encoding MetS family NSS transporter small subunit, coding for MTTGAIIMMIVGVCITWGGAALCIRKAMANS
- a CDS encoding TatD family hydrolase, whose product is MFVDSHCHLDKLDYDELHNGVADVLDKASQANVKSFLSVGCTLDSFPNMMEMIEPFPQVHASIGVHPLDVESDFSLDTLRHYASMPRVVAIGETGLDYHYQPETAELQKLRFTQQVDLAVELNKPLIIHTRNARQDTLDILRNGRAEKCGGVIHCFTEDLEFAHAAMELGFYISISGIVTFRQANELKEVVKQLPLDRLLIETDSPYLAPVPHRGKQNQPAYVVEVAAYIAQLKGVSLAEVGQKTTQNFKDLFLR